In Humulus lupulus chromosome 6, drHumLupu1.1, whole genome shotgun sequence, a single genomic region encodes these proteins:
- the LOC133786119 gene encoding disease resistance protein RPM1-like: MAEIAVGLVIDKLIPLLTEEAYLLRGIHKEVERIKCDLDFLLAFLKNADARIEQTNQIITNNCHGVKVWVEKLRKASFEVEDVIDEYTHLMVKQRCHPHIKRFVAFVRRSTCLVIKLKSRHDTASKIKDIRQMIQDINQTRASYGFNFTLHEESTFASRTSSWYDPRKSSCFLRESDIVGIESSRDELIEKVEDGSPRRTVISLVGMGGLAKTTLAHQVYVCMKRSFDCHAWIEVSQSYEKVELLQKLLKKFLESREESTPQGFDAMDESTLTKKLRDYLHGKCYLVDFDDVWKINFWGDIQNALPDNGNEKSGRVFITTRYVEVANFCKVSSLVHIHYLQRLAPKKIWELFCKKAFQDESSGCCPLHLHKLSHEIVERCEGLPLAIVVIAGLLSTKNNTIEEWRKLLTTLSSELHRNEHLESITKILSLSYNDLPYYLKSCFLYLGYFPEDYSIRCGRLIRQWIAEGFVKSKKDKTLEVAAEEYLVDLINRNLIQVSEKDFDGKARTCRIHDLLREIILNKMEDLSFCQVLSSNDSNLKGSSARRISIVNGFYEGIKSNNASKISQVRSIFIFDKDKMLNHHIREITINFKLLKVLDFEDATNLNHISKDIGSLFHLKYLSVQGTRVRSLPKSIGKLENLETLDLKQSLVFEVPVEIKMLKKLRHFLAYHGSFDDSFNQLKGVKVDRGLGQLKALQKLYFIDVNVVRIIDLFKELYKLTELRKLGIINLRSEDGRRLCDCIQNMNPP, translated from the coding sequence ATGGCGGAGATCGCTGTAGGCTTGGTCATAGACAAGTTGATTCCATTGCTGACTGAAGAAGCATACTTGTTGAGAGGTATTCATAAAGAAGTTGAGAGAATCAAGTGTGATCTAGACTTTCTTTTGGCTTTTCTCAAGAATGCAGATGCAAGAATCGAGCAGACAAATCAAATCATCACCAACAATTGTCACGGGGTTAAAGTGTGGGTGGAAAAACTTCGAAAAGCATCATTTGAAGTAGAAGATGTTATTGATGAATACACACATCTCATGGTGAAACAACGATGTCATCCCCATATAAAAAGATTTGTTGCTTTTGTTCGCAGAAGTACTTGCTTGGTCATAAAACTAAAATCACGCCATGACACAGCTtccaaaataaaagacattagaCAAATGATTCAAGATATAAATCAAACAAGGGCATCCTATGGCTTCAATTTCACACTACATGAAGAATCTACATTCGCTTCTCGAACAAGTTCATGGTATGATCCTCGAAAAAGTTCTTGTTTTCTTAGGGAAAGTGATATTGTGGGCATTGAATCTTCTAGAGATGAATTAATTGAAAAGGTGGAAGATGGATCTCCAAGGCGCACTGTGATCTCTTTGGTAGGGATGGGAGGACTCGCCAAGACCACTCTAGCCCATCAAGTGTATGTTTGTATGAAAAGAAGTTTTGATTGTCATGCTTGGATTGAAGTTTCTCAGTCATATGAGAAGGTGGAACTATTACAAAAGTTACTGAAGAAATTCTTGGAGTCAAGAGAGGAGTCTACTCCTCAAGGATTTGATGCAATGGATGAAAGTACATTGACTAAAAAGTTAAGAGATTACTTACATGGAAAATGCTATCTTGTggattttgatgatgtttggaaGATAAACTTTTGGGGTGACATACAAAATGCTTTACCTGATAATGGCAACGAGAAAAGTGGAAGAGTATTTATCACAACAAGATATGTTGAAGTAGCAAATTTTTGTAAGGTATCATCACTGGTTCATATTCATTATCTTCAACGTCTTGCTCCAAAGAAGATATGGGAACTCTTTTGCAAAAAGGCTTTTCAAGATGAATCTAGTGGGTGTTGTCCACTCCACTTACACAAGTTGTCACATGAGATTGTTGAAAGATGTGAAGGATTACCACTTGCTATTGTAGTAATAGCTGGTCTTCTTTCCACTAAAAACAACACTATTGAAGAGTGGAGAAAATTGCTTACAACTCTAAGTTCAGAGTTGCATAGAAATGAACATCTAGAAAGCATAACAAAAATTCTCTCCTTGAGCTACAATGATCTACCGTATTACCTTAAATCTTGCTTCTTATACTTGGGGTATTTTCCTGAAGACTACTCCATCAGATGTGGAAGACTAATTCGCCAATGGATTGCTGAAGGCTTTGTGAAATCAAAAAAGGATAAAACACTCGAGGTGGCTGCAGAAGAATATTTGGTGGATTTGATAAATAGAAATCTCATTCAAGTATCTGAGAAAGATTTTGATGGAAAAGCTAGAACATGTCGAATTCATGATCTTCTACGTGAGATTATCCTCAACAAGATGGAGGATTTGAGTTTCTGTCAAGTTTTGTCATCGAATGATTCAAACCTCAAAGGATCATCAGCTCGACGCATTTCAATTGTTAATGGCTTTTATGAAGGTATTAAGAGTAATAATGCTTCTAAAATTTCTCAAGTGCGGTCCATTTTTATCTTTGATAAAGACAAAATGCTTAATCATCACATAAGAGAAATCACCATAAATTTCAAGCTCCTAAAAGTTCTTGATTTTGAAGATGCTACGAATCTAAATCACATTTCTAAAGATATTGGAAGCTTATTTCACTTGAAATATTTAAGTGTTCAAGGCACAAGAGTTAGGAGTTTGCCTAAGTCAATTGGAAAGTTAGAAAATTTAGAGACTTTGGATTTAAAACAATCTTTGGTGTTTGAGGTACCAGTTGAGATCAAAATGCTTAAAAAATTAAGACACTTTTTAGCTTACCATGGAAGTTTTGATGATTCTTTCAATCAATTAAAAGGAGTCAAAGTAGATAGGGGACTTGGTCAGTTGAAAGCCTtgcaaaagttatattttattgatGTCAATGTTGTTAGAATAATTGACCTATTCAAGGAGTTGTACAAGTTGACAGAGTTGAGAAAATTAGGAATCATAAACTTAAGAAGTGAAGATGGTAGAAGACTATGTGATTGTATTCAAAACATGAACCCACCTTGA